The following are encoded in a window of Rhizobium sp. 11515TR genomic DNA:
- the leuA gene encoding 2-isopropylmalate synthase, whose translation MDANSHSPKGMPEATVKYRAYPQINIPDRTWPSKTITKAPIWCSVDLRDGNQALVDPMGHDRKARMFQLLLDMGFKEIEIGFPSASQTDFDFARWCIEQGNVPADVSLQVLVQCRPELITRTFEALEGANKPIVHFYNSTSELQRRVVFAKDVRGIKQIAVDAAKMITDMAAKAGGGYRFEYSPESFTGTELDVALEICNAVIDVVKPTADNKLIINLPSTVEMATPNIYADQIEWMCRNLDNRENLIISLHPHNDRGTGIAAAELALMAGADRVEGTLFGNGERTGNVDVVTMALNMFTQGVDPELDCSNIERMKEVFEYSNQMAIGERHPYVGELVYTAFSGSHQDAINKGMKAAKVANDPVWEVPYLPIDPQDVGRTYEAIIRINSQSGKGGIAYIMQQDYGLNLPRNLQVEYREEIQRITDEEGKELPSKRIYEHFIERYVTQPDARLRFVDHHTFADPEHKGQRIVAAEITDNGEVKRIEGRGNGPIDGFINALSIYLGIPMSVEDYSEHSLQHGSNAAAISYVEVSYPGGKLFGAGVNTNIVAASLEAIVSAANRVLAVKAA comes from the coding sequence ATGGACGCGAACAGCCATTCCCCAAAAGGCATGCCCGAAGCGACGGTAAAGTACCGCGCTTATCCGCAGATCAATATTCCCGACCGGACCTGGCCGTCCAAGACCATCACCAAGGCGCCGATCTGGTGCTCGGTCGACTTGCGCGACGGCAATCAGGCCCTCGTCGATCCCATGGGTCATGACCGCAAGGCGCGTATGTTCCAGCTGCTGCTGGATATGGGTTTCAAGGAAATCGAGATCGGCTTCCCCTCGGCTTCGCAGACCGACTTCGACTTCGCCCGCTGGTGTATAGAGCAGGGCAACGTGCCTGCCGATGTGTCGCTGCAGGTTCTCGTCCAGTGCCGCCCGGAATTGATCACCCGCACCTTCGAGGCGCTGGAAGGCGCCAACAAGCCGATCGTGCATTTCTATAATTCCACTAGCGAATTGCAGCGCCGCGTCGTGTTTGCCAAGGATGTGCGAGGCATCAAGCAGATCGCCGTCGATGCGGCCAAGATGATCACAGACATGGCGGCCAAGGCCGGTGGCGGCTATCGCTTCGAATATTCGCCGGAGAGCTTCACCGGCACCGAGCTCGATGTGGCGCTGGAAATCTGCAACGCTGTCATCGACGTCGTGAAGCCGACGGCTGATAACAAGCTGATCATCAACCTGCCGTCGACGGTCGAAATGGCGACGCCGAACATCTATGCCGACCAGATCGAATGGATGTGCCGCAATCTCGATAACAGAGAGAATCTGATCATCTCGCTGCATCCGCACAATGACCGCGGCACGGGCATTGCTGCTGCCGAGCTGGCGCTGATGGCCGGCGCCGACCGCGTCGAGGGCACCTTGTTCGGCAATGGCGAGCGCACCGGCAATGTCGACGTTGTCACCATGGCATTGAACATGTTCACGCAGGGCGTCGATCCGGAGCTGGATTGCTCGAATATCGAGCGCATGAAAGAAGTCTTCGAATATTCCAACCAGATGGCGATCGGCGAGCGTCACCCTTACGTCGGCGAACTGGTCTACACCGCCTTCTCCGGCTCGCATCAGGATGCGATCAACAAGGGCATGAAGGCCGCCAAGGTCGCCAACGATCCGGTCTGGGAAGTGCCTTACCTGCCGATCGATCCGCAGGATGTCGGCCGCACCTATGAGGCGATCATCCGCATCAACTCGCAGTCCGGCAAGGGCGGCATCGCCTATATCATGCAGCAGGACTACGGCTTGAACCTGCCGCGCAATCTGCAGGTCGAATATCGCGAGGAAATCCAGCGGATCACCGACGAGGAAGGCAAGGAATTGCCGTCGAAGCGCATCTACGAGCATTTCATCGAGCGCTATGTGACGCAGCCCGACGCGCGGCTCCGCTTCGTCGACCACCACACCTTCGCCGATCCCGAGCACAAGGGGCAGCGCATCGTCGCGGCCGAAATCACCGACAATGGCGAGGTAAAGCGTATCGAAGGGCGCGGCAACGGCCCGATCGATGGCTTCATCAATGCGCTCTCGATCTATCTCGGCATTCCGATGTCGGTCGAGGATTATTCCGAGCATTCGCTCCAGCACGGCTCCAACGCCGCGGCGATCTCTTATGTCGAGGTTTCCTATCCGGGCGGCAAGCTTTTCGGCGCCGGCGTCAACACCAATATCGTCGCGGCGTCTCTCGAGGCGATCGTATCGGCGGCAAACCGGGTGCTTGCAGTCAAGGCGGCCTAA
- a CDS encoding benzoate/H(+) symporter BenE family transporter, translated as MLKDFSVQSLFMGCLTAFVGFASSFAVVFHGLQVVGATDAQAASGLTALSVAMGLCAIVLSVATRLPISIAWSTPGAALLASAGAIEGGFPAAVGAFFICGILIVVAGLFRPFGRAVASIPAPLANAMLAGVLLGLCFAPVKAIAFNPAFGLPIILAWIVVGSFKRLWAVPAALAAFALVLAFGVKIPDGAFASLEHSLLPTVEFVKPIFTLAGIVSIALPLFIVTMASQNIPGIAVLKVHDYDPKPGPLFAVTGLFSLLAAPFGGHAVNLAAITAAMCAGQDAHADPGRRYWAAIVAGVGYIVFGLLASAVTAFVALAPPILIEAVAGLALVGALSNSALNAFQQPESREAAAITFLVTASGVSFGGISGAFWGLIAGGLMLALSRGVQMLKK; from the coding sequence ATGCTCAAAGATTTTTCCGTTCAAAGCCTGTTCATGGGGTGCCTTACGGCTTTCGTCGGCTTTGCCAGTTCCTTCGCCGTGGTCTTCCACGGCCTGCAGGTGGTGGGCGCCACGGATGCGCAGGCTGCCTCCGGTCTGACGGCGCTTTCCGTGGCGATGGGCCTCTGCGCGATCGTGCTCAGCGTGGCGACAAGGCTTCCGATCAGCATTGCCTGGTCGACGCCAGGAGCCGCACTGCTGGCGAGCGCCGGAGCGATCGAGGGCGGCTTCCCGGCGGCTGTTGGTGCATTTTTCATTTGTGGCATATTGATCGTCGTTGCCGGGCTGTTCCGGCCTTTCGGTCGTGCCGTTGCCTCGATCCCGGCGCCGCTTGCCAATGCCATGCTGGCCGGCGTTCTGCTCGGCCTCTGCTTTGCGCCGGTGAAGGCGATCGCCTTCAATCCTGCCTTCGGCCTGCCGATCATCCTTGCCTGGATCGTCGTCGGGTCGTTCAAGCGGCTATGGGCGGTGCCGGCTGCGCTTGCGGCCTTTGCCCTGGTGCTGGCCTTCGGCGTGAAGATACCGGATGGTGCCTTCGCCTCGCTCGAGCATTCGCTGCTGCCGACCGTCGAATTCGTGAAGCCGATCTTCACGCTTGCCGGCATCGTGTCGATCGCGCTGCCGCTGTTCATCGTGACGATGGCGTCGCAGAACATTCCCGGCATCGCGGTGTTGAAGGTGCACGATTATGATCCCAAGCCGGGTCCGCTGTTTGCCGTGACCGGCCTTTTCTCGCTGCTTGCCGCTCCCTTTGGCGGCCATGCTGTCAATCTCGCGGCGATCACTGCAGCGATGTGTGCCGGGCAGGATGCCCATGCCGACCCCGGAAGGCGCTATTGGGCGGCGATCGTCGCCGGCGTCGGCTATATCGTCTTCGGTTTATTGGCGAGTGCCGTCACAGCTTTCGTGGCGTTGGCGCCGCCGATTCTGATCGAGGCCGTTGCCGGTCTGGCGCTGGTCGGTGCGCTTTCCAACTCCGCCTTGAACGCATTCCAGCAGCCGGAATCGCGCGAAGCCGCCGCCATCACGTTTCTGGTGACGGCATCGGGTGTTTCCTTCGGCGGCATCTCCGGAGCCTTTTGGGGGCTGATCGCCGGCGGGCTGATGCTGGCCCTGTCGCGCGGCGTGCAGATGCTGAAGAAGTAG
- a CDS encoding DeoR/GlpR family DNA-binding transcription regulator — protein MSNPFPLSRRDVIEARLAEGRQIVAASLAAEFNVSEDAVRRDLRALAAEGKCRRVYGGALPLLTLSQPMAARVGQESGRKKALAKAAIAMVEPGEFLFFDSGSTNLAMVDLLPKDLDVTIATNSIDIASAIMKRGDIPLVLIGGAVDPVVGGSVDASAVAAIEAMNIDRCFLGVCAISARNGISVYEHADAIFKRTLLKRSAARIALITSEKFHERAPHRIGGAGDIDWLVVEDDLAVADEKAAVDAGFSLVKASDVTSSS, from the coding sequence ATGAGCAATCCATTCCCCTTGTCCCGCCGGGACGTCATCGAAGCGCGGCTTGCAGAGGGCCGGCAGATCGTTGCCGCATCTCTGGCTGCCGAATTCAACGTGTCTGAGGATGCCGTGCGCCGCGACCTGCGGGCCCTTGCCGCTGAGGGCAAATGCCGCCGCGTCTATGGCGGCGCGCTTCCCCTGTTGACACTTTCCCAGCCCATGGCCGCCCGCGTCGGACAGGAATCCGGCCGTAAGAAAGCCTTGGCCAAAGCCGCCATTGCGATGGTCGAGCCGGGCGAATTCCTGTTTTTCGACAGCGGCAGCACCAATCTCGCGATGGTCGATCTTCTGCCGAAGGACCTGGACGTGACCATCGCGACGAATTCCATTGATATCGCCAGCGCCATCATGAAGCGCGGCGATATCCCGCTCGTCCTGATCGGCGGCGCAGTAGATCCCGTCGTCGGCGGCAGCGTCGATGCGTCCGCCGTTGCGGCCATCGAAGCCATGAACATCGACCGTTGTTTCCTGGGTGTCTGCGCCATTTCGGCAAGAAACGGCATCAGCGTGTACGAACATGCAGATGCGATCTTCAAACGAACGCTGCTGAAGAGAAGCGCAGCACGCATCGCCTTGATTACCTCGGAGAAATTTCATGAACGCGCGCCGCACCGCATCGGCGGCGCTGGCGATATCGATTGGCTTGTTGTCGAGGATGACCTGGCTGTTGCTGACGAAAAGGCGGCCGTCGACGCCGGCTTCTCGCTCGTCAAAGCAAGCGACGTCACATCATCCTCTTGA
- a CDS encoding MFS transporter: MQSTDRSETRLATRLAFLVGGFALACWAPLVPFAKDRLGVDDGVLGMLLLCLGLGSVAAMLATGILSARYGSKPIIIAGGLGLALILPTLAVASTPFTLGLALAAFGACLGSLDVAMNIHAVEVEKGAGRPLMSGFHALFSIGGFIGSLLVTLLLSAKAGPLVATLLSSAVMVIAMIVAWPRLLRTVPAEDAPLFVMPRGVVLLLAALAAITFLVEGAILDWSALLLTTQGQVDTSHGGLGYMLFAIAMTAGRLSGDAITARVGDRAIMLWGGIVAVVGFVILLLSPIAILAMSGFLLIGLGASNIVPVLFRKGGSQKVMPAGLAVAAITMTGYAGVLVGPAGVGFVADHVGLPGAFWMLALLLCVAPLCAGIVTRNHEQEQEKTNADRSYRSMDA; the protein is encoded by the coding sequence ATGCAATCCACGGATCGGTCGGAAACCCGGCTGGCAACACGACTTGCTTTTCTGGTTGGAGGTTTTGCCCTCGCCTGCTGGGCTCCCCTTGTTCCCTTTGCCAAGGATCGCCTCGGCGTCGATGATGGTGTGCTGGGCATGCTACTGCTTTGCCTCGGCCTGGGCTCGGTGGCGGCAATGCTTGCGACTGGCATTCTGAGCGCGCGCTATGGCAGCAAGCCGATTATCATCGCGGGCGGTCTCGGCCTCGCGCTCATTTTGCCGACGCTGGCGGTCGCGAGCACGCCGTTCACCCTCGGCCTTGCGCTGGCAGCCTTTGGCGCCTGTCTCGGCTCGCTCGATGTCGCCATGAACATCCACGCCGTCGAAGTAGAGAAAGGCGCGGGTCGGCCCTTGATGTCCGGCTTCCATGCCCTGTTCAGCATAGGTGGTTTCATCGGCTCCCTGCTCGTCACTCTGCTCCTCTCCGCCAAGGCCGGTCCTCTTGTCGCCACGCTTCTCAGCTCGGCAGTCATGGTGATCGCCATGATCGTCGCATGGCCCCGACTGCTGCGAACCGTCCCCGCGGAGGACGCGCCGCTTTTCGTCATGCCACGCGGCGTCGTGCTGCTGCTGGCAGCTCTTGCAGCAATCACCTTCCTCGTCGAAGGCGCGATCCTCGATTGGAGTGCTCTGCTTCTCACCACGCAGGGCCAGGTCGATACGAGTCATGGCGGCCTTGGCTACATGCTGTTTGCCATAGCGATGACGGCGGGCCGCCTGAGCGGCGACGCCATTACCGCACGGGTCGGAGACAGGGCAATCATGCTATGGGGCGGCATCGTCGCGGTAGTGGGCTTTGTCATCCTCCTCCTCAGCCCGATCGCGATCCTCGCCATGAGCGGTTTCCTGCTGATCGGTCTTGGCGCCTCCAACATCGTCCCGGTGCTCTTCCGTAAAGGCGGTTCGCAGAAGGTCATGCCGGCCGGCTTGGCCGTCGCAGCCATCACCATGACAGGGTATGCAGGCGTGCTTGTCGGCCCCGCAGGCGTCGGCTTCGTCGCCGATCATGTAGGCCTGCCCGGCGCCTTCTGGATGCTCGCTCTATTGCTCTGCGTCGCACCTCTCTGCGCCGGCATCGTTACCCGCAATCACGAACAGGAACAGGAAAAGACCAATGCGGATCGCTCATACCGCTCTATGGACGCGTGA
- a CDS encoding VOC family protein → MRIAHTALWTRDLDAAVDFWKTYFGATVGEPYQSRRRPGFVSRFISLPESDDQIELMTGDWLFPDPHGERIGWDHIAISLGSKAAVDALAERCKADDCLKSAPRTTGDGFYEAVITMPDGTPVEITI, encoded by the coding sequence ATGCGGATCGCTCATACCGCTCTATGGACGCGTGATCTCGATGCCGCCGTCGATTTCTGGAAGACCTATTTCGGCGCGACCGTCGGCGAACCCTATCAAAGCCGGCGCCGGCCTGGCTTCGTCTCCCGCTTCATTTCCTTGCCGGAAAGTGACGACCAGATCGAACTGATGACCGGCGACTGGCTTTTTCCCGACCCGCACGGTGAACGCATCGGCTGGGACCATATTGCCATATCGCTCGGTAGCAAAGCTGCCGTCGATGCGCTGGCTGAACGATGCAAGGCGGATGATTGCCTGAAATCCGCACCACGCACCACCGGCGACGGCTTCTATGAGGCTGTCATCACCATGCCTGACGGAACGCCGGTGGAGATTACCATATAG
- a CDS encoding ATP-dependent Clp protease proteolytic subunit has translation MNDEDEQEDKKTEQPLGKDAEANLFKSRSIFIYGGITQELAQKVCSQLVALSAASDDDIRIYVNSPGGHVESGDSIHDMIKFIKPKVWMIGTGWVASAGALIYVSAPKERRICLPNTRFLLHQPSGGTRGMASDIEIQAREIIKMNERLNKIFSEATGQPVERIAKDTDRDYWLSAEEAKAYGLVSRIVTSQAEI, from the coding sequence ATGAACGACGAAGACGAACAGGAAGACAAGAAGACCGAGCAGCCCTTGGGCAAGGACGCGGAGGCGAATCTTTTCAAGTCGCGTTCGATCTTCATCTATGGCGGCATCACGCAGGAATTGGCGCAGAAGGTCTGCTCGCAGCTCGTGGCGCTTTCCGCCGCCAGCGACGACGATATCCGCATTTATGTGAATTCGCCCGGCGGTCACGTCGAATCAGGCGATTCCATCCACGACATGATTAAGTTCATCAAGCCGAAAGTCTGGATGATCGGCACGGGCTGGGTCGCTTCCGCCGGCGCGCTGATCTACGTTTCCGCTCCCAAGGAGCGCCGTATTTGCCTGCCGAACACGCGCTTCCTGTTGCACCAACCGTCTGGCGGCACGCGCGGCATGGCCTCCGATATCGAGATTCAAGCACGCGAAATCATCAAGATGAACGAGCGCCTAAACAAGATCTTCTCGGAAGCCACCGGCCAGCCGGTCGAGCGCATCGCCAAGGACACCGACCGCGACTATTGGCTCTCCGCCGAGGAAGCCAAGGCTTACGGCCTGGTCTCGCGCATCGTGACCTCGCAGGCGGAAATCTGA
- a CDS encoding DUF2076 domain-containing protein, whose product MSPEERQLLASLFDRVRGAASTQRDADAEAFINQAVRDQPYAPYFLAQAVIMQEQGMKAAADRIQQLEARVHELEQQGADNHPQGQSGGFLGGIGSLFGGGQQQRVPAPQGTSPQQQGRLYDDYARNAPQSGPWAGQPQPSGPWSQQAAAPSAGGSFLRGALGTAAGVAGGVMLAESLSSLFSPHLGGTGGGLFGGNAGSGLFGGTAANAAEQPVQETIINNNYFGNDDNSDQNDQRAADYAQDAAQDAQDDDYDDSSYDDGDDNSFA is encoded by the coding sequence ATGTCGCCAGAAGAACGTCAATTGCTCGCCTCTCTCTTCGATCGCGTGCGCGGTGCCGCCAGCACGCAGCGCGACGCCGATGCGGAGGCCTTTATCAACCAGGCAGTCCGCGACCAGCCTTATGCGCCCTATTTCCTGGCGCAGGCCGTCATCATGCAGGAACAGGGCATGAAGGCTGCAGCTGACCGCATCCAGCAGCTCGAAGCCCGTGTGCACGAACTCGAGCAGCAGGGCGCCGACAATCACCCGCAGGGCCAGAGCGGCGGTTTCCTCGGCGGAATCGGCTCGCTCTTCGGCGGCGGCCAGCAGCAGCGTGTGCCAGCGCCGCAGGGGACCAGCCCGCAGCAGCAGGGTCGTCTCTATGACGACTATGCCCGCAATGCGCCTCAGTCCGGCCCCTGGGCTGGCCAGCCACAGCCATCCGGCCCATGGAGCCAGCAGGCGGCAGCGCCTTCGGCCGGCGGCAGCTTCCTGCGCGGTGCGCTTGGCACGGCGGCCGGGGTTGCCGGCGGCGTGATGCTGGCGGAATCACTCTCCAGCCTCTTCAGCCCGCATCTGGGCGGCACTGGCGGCGGGCTCTTCGGTGGAAATGCCGGCAGTGGCCTCTTCGGGGGTACTGCAGCCAACGCAGCCGAACAGCCGGTTCAGGAAACGATCATCAACAACAACTATTTCGGCAATGACGACAATAGTGATCAGAATGATCAGAGGGCGGCCGATTATGCCCAGGACGCTGCCCAAGACGCTCAGGACGATGATTATGACGACTCGTCCTATGACGATGGCGACGACAACTCGTTTGCCTGA
- the queF gene encoding preQ(1) synthase, which produces MPKTDVSGLSMLGNQTETASNPEEAVLEKVPSGHAGTDYVVRFTAPEFTSLCPMTGQPDFAHIVIDYIPNEWLVESKSLKLFLHSFRNHGAFHEDCSIYIAKRLVDLLQPKWLRIGAYWYPRGGIPIDVFWQTGKPPEGVWLPDQGVQPYRGRG; this is translated from the coding sequence ATGCCTAAGACCGATGTGTCCGGCCTGTCGATGCTCGGCAACCAGACTGAGACCGCCAGCAATCCGGAAGAAGCCGTTCTGGAGAAGGTGCCATCCGGCCACGCCGGCACTGATTATGTCGTGCGCTTCACCGCGCCCGAATTCACCTCGCTTTGCCCGATGACGGGACAGCCGGATTTCGCCCATATCGTCATCGACTACATTCCCAATGAATGGCTGGTGGAATCGAAGTCGCTGAAGCTCTTCCTGCATTCCTTCCGCAATCATGGCGCATTCCACGAGGATTGCTCGATCTATATCGCCAAGCGCCTAGTGGATCTGCTGCAGCCGAAGTGGCTGCGCATCGGCGCTTATTGGTATCCGCGCGGCGGCATTCCGATCGATGTCTTCTGGCAGACCGGCAAGCCGCCGGAGGGTGTATGGCTGCCGGACCAGGGCGTGCAGCCCTATCGCGGCCGAGGCTGA